In a genomic window of Gadus macrocephalus chromosome 9, ASM3116895v1:
- the syt7a gene encoding synaptotagmin-3 isoform X1, whose product MGIVRQSRKPSGLGAAGSKISARHAPRHGRPAPARAAVPRQLLLRQQAPRAASAPARRPLAHASRTPKSTAARPVNSHTGSLQRSQCEGPWPGYGQHAAHSDHSACNVYCYLCYCCYCCCLTLLSVSLLLLLSPPPCAPPPSSSSSSSSSSSSSAASSSNPASSASSPRSPSWSCACCLDSPPPCLGSDGAWNSSEVCPDRPSPPRLSSPPPSSSTLTPLPTPRLSASPDPRLPPSAIPAPPSSSSSPSPPTSDPLLHPPNLCRRRPASRSLPYLLLCPPSFGDEPLSSASALDHVPSGLARPRTLLRQQSLQQPLVHPPVLGLSQPPTTSQSLGQLNTVPGQAGAPGAGGGGGGGGAGGGGGARGACRSARGGPAGAGGPRGRGGGVPGRPYDNPGSWDHMMGQIRNRGLDVKSFLEGKMVVLSLAIGLAEQDDFANIPDLQETAQAAPTNQEPTPPDKRGNKPVNSPKGHPPDADGRSSVTDLANSLTGDMVMLSPGSEEDDGEGPVSEKLGRIQFSIGYSFQDSTLTVKILKGQDLPAKDFSGTSDPFVKLYLLPDKKHKLETKVKRKNLNPHWNETFLFEGFPYEKVRERTLYLQVLDYDRFSRNDPIGEVSIPLNKVELGQIKTFWKELKPCMDGAGRRGDLLVSLCYNPTANTITVNIIKARNLKAMDIGGTSDPYVKLWLMHKDKRVEKKKTVTMKCCLNPVFNESFPFDVPAHVLRETTIIITVMDKDRLSRNDVIGKIYLSWKSGPAEVKHWKDMMGRPRTNVAQWHALKA is encoded by the exons ATGGGGATCGTCCGCCAGAGTAGAAAGCCCTCAGGACTCGGAGCAGCCGGCAGCAAGATCAGCGCACGCCACGCGCCTCGCCACGGCCGCCCCGCCCCGGCCCGTGCCGCCGTCCCACGCCAGCTACTCCTCCGTCAGCAGGCGCCACGCGCCGCCTCCGCACCCGCACGCAGGCCCCTCGCCCACGCCTCGCGCACGCCCAAGTCGACCGCGGCGCGGCCGGTGAACTCGCACACGGGGAGCCTGCAGCGGTCGCAGTGCGAGGGTCCGTGGCCGGGCTACGGCCAGCACGCCGCGCACAGCGACCACTCGGCGTGCAACGTCTACTGCTACCtctgctactgctgctactgctgctgcctcacgttgctctctgtctccctcctccttctcctctcccctcccccctgcgcccctcccccctcctcctcctcctcctcctcctcctcctcctcctcctctgctgcttCATCATCAAACCCCGCCTCCTCTGCTTCCTCACCCCGATCCCCCTCATGGTCATGCGCCTGCTGTTTGGATTCTCCTCCTCCGTGTCTGGGCTCTGATGGGGCCTGGAACTCCTCGGAGGTCTGTCCTGACCGCCCCTCCCCACCccgcctctcctcccctcctccgtcttcctccaccctcacacctcTTCCCACTCCTCGCCTCTCCGCTTCGCCTGACCCTCGCCTGCCCCCCTCCGCCATCCccgctcctccctcttcctcctcatccccctcgcccccgacctctgaccccctcctGCACCCCCCGAACCTGTGCCGACGCCGGCCCGCCTCCCGCTCCctgccctacctgctcctctgcCCTCCCAGCTTCGGGGACGAGCCTCTGTCGTCGGCGTCCGCCCTGGACCACGTTCCCTCCGGCCTGGCCCGGCCCCGCACGCTGCTCCGCCAGCAGAGCCTCCAGCAGCCCCTCGTCCACCCGCCCGTCCTAGGCCTCAGccagccccccaccacctcccagaGCCTGGGCCAGCTCAACACCGTCCCTGGCCAGGCGGGGGCTCCCGGGGCAGGgggaggtggcggaggaggaggagcaggaggaggaggaggcgcgcGAGGGGCGTGCCGGAGCGCCCGGGGGGGCCCGGCCGGGGCAGGTGGCCCCCGGGGTCGGGGCGGAGGCGTACCCGGGCGCCCCTACGATAACCCCGGCAGCTGGGATCATATGATGGGCCAAATACGCAACCGTGGCCTCGATGTCAAGTCCTTTCT TGAGGGGAAGATGGTGGTGCTCTCGCTGGCCATCGGGTTGGCTGAGCAGGACGACTTTGCCAATATCCCTGACCTGCAGGAAACAGCGCAGGCAGCTCCAACCAATCAGGAGCCCACTCCTCCGGACAAGAG agGCAACAAGCCAGTGAACAGCCCCAAGGGCCACCCCCCTGATGCTGACGGGCGTTCCTCTGTCACAGACCTGGCCAACTCTCTTACTGGAGACATGGTGATG CTGTCCCCGGGGTCCGAGGAGGACGACGGCGAGGGGCCCGTCAGCGAGAAGCTGGGCCGCATCCAGTTCAGCATCGGCTACAGCTTCCAGGACTCCACCCTGACCGTCAAGATCCTGAAGGGCCAGGACCTCCCCGCCAAGGACTTCTCGGGCACGTCGGACCCCTTCGTCAAGCTCTACCTCCTGCCCGACAAGAAGCACAAGCTGGAGACCAAGGTCAAGAGGAAGAACCTCAACCCCCACTGGAACGAGACCTTCCTGTTTGAGG ggttccCGTACGAGAAGGTCCGGGAACGCACCCTGTACCTACAAGTGCTGGACTACGACCGCTTCAGCAGGAACGACCCCATTGGGGAGGTGTCCATCCCCCTCAACAAGGTGGAGCTGGGCCAGATCAAGACCTTCTGGAAGGAGCTGAAGCCCTGCATGGATGGAGCG gGAAGGCGAGGTGACCTGCTGGTGTCTCTGTGCTATAATCCCACTGCTAACACCATCACTGTGAACATCATCAAAGCACGCAATCTAAAAGCCATGGATATCGGAGGCACCTCAG acCCGTACGTGAAGCTGTGGCTCATGCACAAGGACAAGCGcgtggagaagaagaagacggtgACCATGAAGTGCTGCCTCAACCCCGTCTTCAACGAGTCCTTCCCCTTCGACGTGCCCGCCCACGTGCTGCGGgagaccaccatcatcatcaccgtcaTGGACAAGGACCGGCTCAGTCGGAATGACGTGATTGGCAAG ATCTACCTGTCTTGGAAGAGCGGCCCCGCCGAGGTAAAGCACTGGAAGGATATGATGGGCCGACCGCGCACCAACGTCGCCCAATGGCACGCCCTCAAGGCCTGA